A region of the Scatophagus argus isolate fScaArg1 chromosome 14, fScaArg1.pri, whole genome shotgun sequence genome:
TGTTTGGATGTCGGATCATCCACGATCAGCCCAGACGAGTCGCTCACCTGTGGGCTCTGTGGGCCGTGCCGAAGGCGTCGTTCACGTAAATGTCTCCCAGTTTGGAAAGAGACGCCCTGAAGGAGTCGATGTCTGCCTGCGAGGCCTTGGTCTGCGGgacagatgagacagaaaagagttAAGCAAAAGATGAAAGGGGGACGGAGACGGCATGAAGTCCATCTCACCCTCCAACAGAAGTACACAGCAAAATGACACTGTTTCTACTGACTTTAAGCATCCTGTAACTGATCACAAGACAAAATGGCCGTCAGACTCAGGACAAAACACTGGCTGATCTGCTTTGTGGACATTCACGTcggacaaaagaaaaaactgttgACCGGGTTCCTCTGGGTGCGTTTATTcgagcatgtgtgtttgtatgatcAGCCGGTCGTTGTGGATCGGGTTCCTGCTGCACTTTAACGGCCAAAGGTCACGACTGTGTGActggaggacagaaaaaggtCAAGAGAGCTCGTCAGCAGCGCTCAAATGTCAGACAAGCGCTGCTTCTTTACCGCCTCCTCGATTGCCCCTCTCAGTCGCCGTGACAGATCATACAGTTAAACTCAAACCAGTCTCTGAGCCCAGTCCCATTCAGTACAGTAGAAATGAACCCGCACAGACCGCATACCAGCCAGGCCTCTCAGGACAGGAAAAGCAACACGTCCAGCCAGGACGACCCGTTGACCTTCAGGATAAATGTCAGCAGGTCAAAGCTGAGCTTTCATACGACATCTGAGGACCGTCCTGACCCAGGACCTGCAGTCATATCAGACCATCTGGATCTCAGCGTAACCAGGGAGAAGGACTCAGTCCGGTCAGCACTCAGATGTCAAAGTCCCGTCCCGGTTCACTCCGGACAGCAGGGACGTGGAGACAGCACGTTAAGGAGGAGGACTTGAGCGCACGGCCTGCgattttactgtaaaattcaCTGAGTCAGAAAGACCACGAAGTGGCAAACGAGCCGAGCTGAATCCCAGCAGACTTAAGaggaaaatcacaaaaaatgttttacttgtCATGTCTTCATGTGGTGGCAGAATCATATGTTTGAATTATGtaataacaacagtaataatTTTAAACTCTGGTGTCTTTTGACAGGCCAGGATGTCTCACATTCTGTCTCTGGTGAGCAGAGATTTGCTTTGTCattatgttgttttgctgttccATTTGAGAGCTTAACATGATTTGAAGTAAAACGACGCTGCAGCAGCACTCCAGCAGGTGGCTTCAGACCGAGCCGCCGCCTCTGCACCAACCCTGaccatgacatcatcagcgGGTGGCGCTGCAGCCGGAGTGACTGTGCGTTCTCCTCCAGGTGACCGAGCAAATCCCGCTGGACAAAGACTGGAGGGAAGACGAgagtctgctgctgtctgcccGACAGCCAGACCGCAAGCAAACCGTCCAATCAGAGGCTTTAAAGCATCCAGATGACATCAAAGCAGCACAACCTCTATGCTTCAGATTGATGAGGACATTTTTGTCCCTCCAACATCAGTATAAGAAAGAAATAAGTGTGAAATAGAATATAAATGATATTTTTGTCAATGTAATACACGTGCTGCTTTGTCTGAATCTTAACAACATATTGATCGACAGAGGACATCATTGGGTTTGTCCCCTGAAGGaattatattaatttaatttcattaatttagGTCTTCAGAgcacaagaagaaaataaaatgtttagaaGATCACTTGTGGTCCTCAGTTTCAGTtggattattgtattgtttaaGACTTCCCAAATCACAGCTAATAAAACAAGTCCAACAAGTCCTGTGTGGAAAGGTGTGAACCTTTAGGAGGCAAACAACTCGTTCTTCCTCTCTGGACCACTGAGATGAAGATATGATCAGCCTAACCCCACCAAACATCAACCGCCGTGGCCTCAGCGAGGGCTCACGGGCTGCTGGGAGGCTCACCTTGTTCCCGGAGGCGTCTTTGCCTTTTCCCTCCTCGGCGACGTGGAAGCGGAGGTTCTCCAGCAGGATGACCGATCCGGCGGCGGGGTTGGCGCAGGCGGCTTCCACCTCGGCACCCACACAGTCCTTCAGGAAGGTGACGTCCCTGCAGAGTCACAGAGGACCAATGAGGACGTGCGTGCAGTGGAGTCAGAGGATCGACAGAAAAAGCTCAAAAAGCTCAAAGTTTTCCTGTTGCCAGCAGGTGAATATCAGTGATCACCAGCTgatgtttatttctgtcaggGCCCACAGGAGCGAGCAGAAGCCGCAAACCGACGCCACACGAGACGTGCTGCTGTGGCCAGCGCTGATCACACGCACTCGCACATCAAGCAGGACTGAAACCTTTATTACTGATTAGAATCTTAGTTTTGTTCCTACAAAACTATGAACACTCTACTCATGAATTCATCACCAGATGTCTGCTCTTTAAGGAATAAAGTGGAATAAGCGGTCCGTGAACCGACCTCCCCAGCAGGGTCTTGAGCTCGGCGGCGACGGCCTCCAGAGAGTATTTCTCAGGCATGAAGTTCCCGTCGGGGCGACCCAGGTGGCTCATCAGCACGACGGATTTGGCCCCGTGGTCCAGGCAGTGTTGGATGCTGGGAACAGCCGCCTTGATCCTGACaatccacaaacacaaaaggtcaGCAAATCCATCCACGCTCcttttgactgactgattacTGAAGCTGAACTTTAGGCTGTGACCTTCAACAGTTCAAGTTTATCTTTAAGAAGTTAAGAGTTTGCTTATCGATTTGAACTTAAAGAACAGCAAGAAGCTTCTTTGCCTCTGGTTGTTGGTGATCTGCTTGTCCTTCATCGGAACGTTGAAGTCAAccctgaaagaggaaaaaacttGATTACCAACGAGATGTCAAGTCCCTTACACAACAGCTTCATGACATTTCCCACACGTCTGTTTTCGACCAATCACACTCACCCATCCTGAGACAACATCACTGTTTGTGATGGAGAAAGAGGCCCAACTGTGAGATCTCTTATTCATTTTTCTCCTGGCAACATGCAGGGCAGCAGTGATTAAAGTTAACTCCATTACTCTGACTACTTCACACGGGACGGAAACCTTTTCACTGAGCGGACCGAGTCAGGAAAGAAGATCTTACTCTTAACTCAAAAGACAGGTTTTCATGTTTAAGAGCTTTTGTCCCTgggtttctgtttatttctgagTACATCCACTGCACAGAGCCATGTTGGACCAATAAGCACCCCTTCAACACAGACACGTTTCCACTGGCTGAATGCTTTTGTCCAAAACGCCTTTTCACCGGCAGCACAAACGCCGCGACGCCGCAGCTCACGGGAACAAGCTCCAGGCTGTTACATAAGCAGCTCCCTGTGGTCTGTGTGAGGACCTGCTGcaccgccacacacacacacacacacacacacacacacacacacagtgcgaGCCATGACAGGCCCTGGGTGTGATGTGAGGTAACTTATGGTGTGATCGTTTCTACACAGAAACCAGCTGGACACTGAGTGAACATGGCAGCGCACGCTGGGGGCTGCAGCCGGTGAACCTTGTCCTACGCCGCCTGTCATTGCATCACCGAGCTGAGCAAACCAAGATGGCCCTTTGACATTTCCACAGAGGGTGTCGGGTTCAGGTGCACCTTCATCGTCCATGGCCATGGAGAAATATCCAGGAAGTCTGGAATTTCCTGACTGCAGTAAAGTAACAGGGCTGCATCTCACTCTGTCTTAAAGgcagtctttttttaaataatagtTTAGTTTGCGTACAGGCATTTAACAGGACATCCTGTCTAATAAAGAGATTACAGTGGATAGGAAGAGATTAAAACCTATGTGGTCTACACGGCCTTCGAGCAAGGCACTAAATCGGCTTGTTGCCTTCAGTCGACTAACACTGAATGGGTTGCGTTAGTTAATTAGCTCTAAAACAACCAATCAGCTGATTAAATAGTTAAACTAAAGAAACTATCAGTTTGATTGCAACATGTGAAGTTTGCAGCTCTCTCTTCCCGACATCACTCAGAGGCGCGCCAGAAAAGGGAGTCTGCCATTAATTTGAAGGTTTCGTAAAGCCACTGAACTTCCGTATTTTTCCGTATTTATGACGACATGACTTGTTGGATTGCTGCAGAGGCGTTAATGTGCTTTAACGTAGCGGTCTGGCTGTAAATACTTCTCGGATGCGGACGGTCGCATCCATGCAGCATCCCCTCACGGGCACGTAACATGGACGGAAAACGTGACAACCAACaagttcacttcctgtcctgtccagCGGCCCGAGCTGACTCACACAGCGCCAGCCTTCACTTCTGCGTCCTCACGCCAACACGGTGAGAGCATGAAGCAGCTTGTAATCACAGGTATGGCACGTCTGCGGAGCCGAACACCTCCAAAATGTCAGCTAGGTAACTGACGTCAAATCATCTACTTTCCCATTAGCCGCGTCAACTAAGCGATGCACGCTCACCTCATAACGACGCGTTTCCCCTTGACGTCCACCTTGTCCAGGGTGAGTTTGTTAGACAGGGACATGTTGCTTGTTTAGTCGGTTCGTTCCTGCACCTTCCTTGCCGGATCTCCTCCGCTTCCTTCGGCTGGTTAGCTACCGAATGACAGCAATGACCTTAGCGCAGCGCGGAGGAACAGCAGCAGGGCGGGACCAAGCACACCccctgctgctgattggctgttgcGGGAGGGCAGCGTTTCACTCGATTGGATGCAGCTGCCGTCTGTTCTCTGACGTAAACGTCTCGCTCTTCGACTTTATTCTTAGGTAAATAAACCGTGCCCATCCACTCAAGTATTACGGTAGTATTATTTCAATTTTTAGGTGCTTTAAACATTATTAGAGTTGAGAAGTTACTAAATTATTAGTAAGAAACATATGACCagctaagaaaacaaacataatcaaTAAAGGCTGATGATCAAACAAGTGATTCTCAACCTTTTTGGCTTAGGACCAAATATGAGGGTCCAGTGAGGGGCCCCTGGCTGTTAGCTGTTCACCCGTCCGACTTCTCAGATGGTTTCACTTAAATAACAGCGTGACACCTAAAGGGGTGAAAGTACACAACACCtctcaaaacagcaaaaattaGGGAaagcacaaaatcaaaaataaatttatttttatttattttcctcaccTCATTAATCAACTCCACCCCTCAAATTCATCTAGAATCAGGCTGGGAACCACTGAACTACTTTCCTTTAACTACATTTTAATTGGGGCTAAGCAACACAACAATATTGAGATTAGAAATGATATCGTTACATCTTTATGTGCCGTAACTGCTGCTTTTTGTAGGTTTGAAAGGCTGCATTATGGCAAGGTGATGTGATTTTCTGAACAGGCTGTTCTGATAATTGTCTTTACCCACTTAGTCACTATATCCACGTTACTGAGGAATATTTATCAGAAATGTCCCATTTGGTCAAAAATATTGTGGGGTTTGGTTTTGTCTCCGTCTCCCAGCCCTGACCTCCAATTCAAAAACATGTGTATCACCTCAGAAGCCTGCTGACAGCTTGGGGGTCACCTGTAGTACATAAATGGTTGTGACTGCAAGCAGAAAAATCACACAGCTTAGAAGTAGAAACCGTGCTCAGCAGAATCACGCTTAATTTATTTGGACAAAGTAACATGTTGGAATAAACACAAGCATTCAGTGTCTGAACATGCAGATTTTCATTATTCATCTGTACAACCAGAGGTTTCATGAGGTGGGACACATGGCAGCTCTTCACTCGTCAGCCTCTCTCCATGGTTTGGGCATGACCCTTCCAACAGGTGACAGATTCCAGGTGATGCCAGTCTGAGTCAGCACCTGCACGATGAGCGGAAAATAGTTTTATCAAGAGCAATGGCACACTCCGAGCAGAAGACTTTCAGACCTTGTCGTCGTTGCACAGCATCCAACTCAAAATCCAATGTGACACCAAAGATAGGCCAAAGACTAAAGAAGTGACATTATTGTATCAAAGTCTACAATTGAGACAAagcaaaatcaaataaaatctcCATATCAAAGGTTCAAACAAATCTAAGAATATTTAAGGACTTCAATTTTGTTAACGTAATAAAAAATTTCAGTAAGTCTGCTCAGTTTGCCCTCCAGCGTCTGTTGTGTGAATGAAGAATAACAAATATATAAACTCACACTCAGCTCCCTCAATATCTCTGTCAAAGTATGACAAAGGCCACTTTGGGTTGAAGATCTTTGTTCACAGAActcctcatctgtctttctgctcaCAAACTACTGACCTCACTACATTATTAAAGTCAAATGCAGCTCAGTGGTCGTCTTGTCATCAGTTATCTGTTGGCCATTAATGAGTTGATAAGCATACACACTTTGGTTGATCTGTATCCAATAAGAAGCTTTAATATTCATTTCCTTCCCTTCAGGTTAAGGTTTTCTGTACTAACACTGAAACTACAGAAACTCCAACTTCTTTGTTCTCCATCACTAAGTCTGAAGGTGCAGCATTCACTTCTCCTGACGTGAAAAAAATCTACAGACCACTTTGTGGGCAAACTGTGTGTTCAGGTCATACTGAGAAACATGGCAGCTCTACTTACATACGCCCACACAGCCGTGCAGAAGGCGGCTCCACTAACCAACACACCGGTGCCGTACTTGGCGTGGAAGTCCTCTGGAGCGGTGGATCCATGCCTCACCTGCCTTGCGGCCTTAcctgagcaacaacaaaacacagtctaactgaacacacacacacagaataggAACATTGCAGGGCGCAGTTGTAAAAGCAGTGACAGAAACCAATACGGTTGTAAAGCTGGACATTCTGATCAAAAATATCTCAGTTATGCAGAATTTAATAATGTGAACACAGGATGGCCTAGTATGAGCCCCTTTACACAAAGCCACCTACTGTAAATGCAGTAGGGACATCTCAGGACGGGATTATAATATCATCTACAAAATCATCATAATTTATAGTTTGCTATTAACTGGTGCATTAAACACTAAAAAAGGAATGACTGTGAACTCATGCTTTCAAAATGGTTTCTGAAAGCTGAGAGACTGTCCTTATTTGTCCTTCCTTTAACAGACAGACCCATTTTGTGGTCATCATCTGTATAGGTTAGCATAGCATCATATCTTCAATGGCTAATGCAAAACTCAACAATTGCCAGGGAAGGAAATAACATTACAAATTTCATTATTCTAAGTTAGACCGACGTGTGTGTGGACAGCGACACCTGAAAAGTTAAGgttaaacatgttaaaaatgcaACGGTTACTTCGACTggtggttttatttaaaaactaaaaacaaatctgttgaACCTATTGACGCTAATTCTGAGCATTTAATTAGAATATTAACAGTACTGCGAGACTAACGCGagttgctaatgttagcttattAGCGTTGGGCTGTTGACGTTAGCACGCTGACTGCGGTCACGGAGCAAAGACAAGCCGGTCAAACTTGTAGCTGATCGATATTAAACTGACGCCTGGCTTAACGCAGAACTCAGCACAAACCAGTCGTGACGAATGACCGGTTTCCTTACCGGTGATGTTGATCGCAGTTTTAGCAAACCGGTACATGTTGCCTAGCCTTGCGCCTTCAGATACCCTTGAATTGTGATATGGCCGCCGCACGTAGTCACATAGCGGAAGTTACGACTGCTAATGTGAGCATGCGCCAACACGAACAAAACGTTCAATGTGTGAAAAGagtgaaatacacacacttaGGCTTTGGTAAAGTGAAACACAGGAGCAAAGTAATCACTTGTCATTTTTTAGATTCGacaactcaacaacaacagaaacgcCTTTTGTTCAGAATATCGTGTATAAAACGCTTACTGCCGCTACTATCACCACCGTGTCAGGATGGCCGAGTGGTCTAAGGCGCCAGACTCAAGGATAAGCTCCTTCCGCTGAGACGGGACTTCTGGTCTCCGAATGGaggcgtgggttcgaatcccacttcTGACACATCCTTTTTGTTTTCGGTTTAGGGACAAAGACAATAACGACGCGGTATGTAGTGATTTGTAGTCGCCTAAACAACAATTCCCGGCTGTGTGTACGAAATGCACCGTTTTAAACGGTCACAAAGGTCATTTTTGGAATTGTGAATAGAATTGTCATGATTACAAAGCATCTCCTAAATACTGGTAATTCCAGTTGTCTTTTGAAATTCATCATGGAAGATGATTAAATAACGTAGtattttgtaaaaaacaaatccataaatatgaaaatacaaatgaatcATATGACCAGTGCTGTGAGAATAGGCAAAGAacctttaaacctttttttcaaATCGTTTACATCAATTTTAAATCAAAGTGATCAAAAGTATGTCTATGTAAATGGAGGGATTGGTGCCTCTCGAGCaacgaaaagaaaaaatattttgtttctttggtgCTAAACGCACAGCAAGTCATTGAAGTCGAGCTGGAAAACTGCAGGTTGATTCTATAAATCCTCATTTGCATCAGCTCACGTTTTTGATATAAATTTATAATAgcatttaaatacacagactgacaagcttttatttttgtagttttctttattaaatcaaaatatcATTTCCAGGATTATAGCAGTATTATGACATTTAGTTTATGTGTATAACTTGCATACAGAAAAGGTTCCCTCATTGAATGTGTTTTGGGGAAGGTGGTGGCAAAGCACAATATCAGCAAATCATTCagcacatgagaaaaaaaataacttcagaATTTAAAATTAACAGTATTTCCCAAAGTGAATGTTTTTACCATTATGGGTTTAGTGTCCAAAATgatgcaaacaaacaattagTTGCACTTGAgactttttttgtgttattttgagaATCACACCTTTAATTCAAAAAGTTTGCTGGCAGCATCTTGGCCTCTTTAGTGCTGCAGtaaagttatttctttttactttctatAATTTCTGATCTGCAGCATGCAAAGGAAAGCATCAAAGAGAAGAGTCTGTGGGTAACTGACAGGATGGGGTGCTGGACTGGACTCAAAAAGAAGGTACTGGTTGGCTGACTGTAACCGATTATGCAATTAGTGTTTGTCAAAGTTCTGTCACTCGACTCTGAGTGACGTCGCTGCACCACATCAGAGCGCCGACTCGGCCCTCAACAGAAATCAACACTGAAAATCAGTCAGAAGTATCAATGGAGCACACAGCTCGAATGAGCTCACCTGGTGGgctgaaacattaaacaaactGTTGCATTCTGTTAgtttaaagacaaaatcaaagGCTTTGGGTCGGCTGCCTCACATAAAGGCTCAGAGCCAGAAGAGACAGGACTGGGAGACGTGGCTGGTGCAGGTTATCAAGTCAAAGTGCTTAAAACGGATCCATTTAGTGGTCTAAACGTCTTCCCATCAGCGTTTGGTTCATTAAGCCGTGCTGCACTTTGGTCCCATAACTGTGtccaaagacaggaagtgggcaGGAAGACGAGCTCACTGAAGCTTTCCAGAGAAACTTCCGTTCATTTTAAATCACGAATCATTCAAAGACAAACGTTTGAGGTTATTTCTGTAAAATTCAACAtcgttttgtttcatttgtttaaaagttAGCAAGATGCAGttatgagaaaaacaaatcactgcaATTACAATTTTAATCTGCCCTCTGCTTCCTGAGATGATCTGTCTCAGTGCAAGCTGTGGGAGATCCTGCAGCCAAATGAGGCGACGTCCTGCGAGTCGAGCTGAACGAAGCTCCATCCAACCACCAGCAGCTCCGTAAAAATGTCTCAATTGGTCCGAtccagtgttgtgtttgcactAATTCCTCTAAACTCTAACAACGCTACACGAAATTTAACGGTTAACCGATCGTCACACGAGATGAACCGATCGACGGAATTCAGTCGGCATGTGAAGTCCAGGATTGCGATGGTCCAAAGGTAGTAGAACGCCTAACAGAGATCAGGCAACAGGCATCAAAATTACAAACATTAAGGCATCCATCACTTTTCTTTCTCGGCCGCTTGTCATTTTCTAGTCggcctttttgtcttttccctcctcGTCGTCCGTGTACTCTGTGGGCTCCTCTCCAGGCTTCAGGAGTTTGCCGATGTAGTCGTACTTAACTGTCGTGAGGAGgacaaaaaagcagaagaagaacgACAAACTGATTTACAGCCTCGACGATAGCAGAATGTCAGACAAAGCTGGAATCCTCCCACAGGTGTACTCACAGGTGAACTGGGACTCCCACTCGGAGAGGCTCTCCTGCTGCATGGCGTTCAGGTCGGACAGGTCGTCGTGCTCGTCCGTCAGGGCTTCCTTCTCCAGGGTGAAGGTGGCCAGACCTCTGGATGCATCTCTGCCTGCAAACACCCCATACGGCCCCTCTGcaagacagcacagacagacagacggactcGACGTGTTAGCGTCCGAGCCCAACGTCCTGCTGCTGAGGACAGACATGTGGAACATGACCAGCGTTTATTTTCCCAAAGCCTCAAAGGCTCCTCTAACCCTCCACGTGAAAATGGCGTGGAAAGGTCACGTGCAGACTCGTGTCCTGAGGATCAGCTGTTAGAGATAAGAGATGGGCCACTGACAGCCACTCTCCCTCGCTCATTCTTCTTGATTTAATTTGCTTCACCGTTTTTAGACTGTATTTTAGTCAAGGTTAAGACAGGAGTAAAACATCACAAGTTTAAATCATCTACCGAAGTGTCCCTGAGCAAACACCGAACTCGCTGCCAGTTTTAAATCAGCTGAACACTCCGAGCAGAACTCAGCAGGACTCGTCGCCTTCCGGCTGAGGGAGTTTGCATGGCCAGAGGTTACACTCAACAGAGGTTACAACCCGAGATAAGATAAAACAGAAACGCTTAACTCTGGACGTGTTTCCAGGTGACACACTGAGGCATGACGCCGCACATTCCTCCTCTGTGGACGGCCGGGTCAGCCTCACTGCCGCAAGGACCAACGaggctgttttctgtttgtaatcCACTTTTACTTATGCTTGTGTTGTTTCACTCCAGGCTTTAAAACTTCAGTGATCAACTGGATCATTTTGGTTAGCATCTTAACTGCAGCTGCATGAAATGTAGCCAAAAACACTCTTCCTGTGTCAGGGGATGTCAAACTCTTCATTAAAAGCAAATATCAACATGATAAAAGGCTTCCGGAAACAGCCATTCAACTTgtactcatttgttttctttacgAAGGAGTAACTCAACTTCCTACATAGACGATCTCTGGTTTCAAGGCTACAGCTG
Encoded here:
- the LOC124070268 gene encoding cytochrome c oxidase subunit 7B, mitochondrial — protein: MYRFAKTAINITGKAARQVRHGSTAPEDFHAKYGTGVLVSGAAFCTAVWAYVLTQTGITWNLSPVGRVMPKPWREADE